aagaggaaTCAGTTTCGATTGCTCCTAAATCTAAATCTAGACCATTGCCATCTATATCAACTAGCATATTTTCCATACTTGATTCAATTTCATGGTGACCCCACGCGAAAGTATTAATTCCATCTTCCTTGATCATACGCTTTGTATCCAACGGACTTAATACAACTTTTTTCAAGGCATTCGTATAGATGTTGTGTAGCTTACACCTAAAAGTGAGCATTGTATCACAAactttttctttagtaaatagacaattcctatagtcatCAATTTTATAGTTGTCCATTACACTTTTTTTCACACCTTTAGCctttttaatttcataaccatCCTCAACAGtatatgaatacatttttggacCTAAACCGACAAACTCTGTCATAATCTTACCACAGTTTTCATCCTTCATTAATccaatttcctttttatttacAAGAGGAAAATTGAAAGGATTATCTTCGGAATACTCAGATGTATCAAAATGTGTAGTAAGATGAGGTCTAATTTCTTCATACACATCTTCAGATTCGATGGTGTATATGAAAGAGTCTGTATCCATATAGTTTAATTGTATTCTTTCACCAAACTTTTCTTTCATAAAGTTGTAGTGGAAGTCATACATTTTCCACTTAGCTAATTCTAGAATACAAAATCCTAAGTATATTGGCTtatcataaacaatttttgttttattcatttgAATAGCCCAAAAATTGTCTGTGAATTTGGATATACTATGaaagtttggttttgaaattagAGCTTCAGCACCTAACTTACGCCTGTCACTATATGCCCACTGTTTTACAATAGACAcatcttttcttttttcaacattttccattgttttgccATATACTGCATTGTTCAatagtttaaagaaatttttttcaaaagcaatatttgtttttttcctaCAATCAttgtttttgtcaatatattcctTTAGCCATGGTCTTTGACTAAAAGTAAGCACCCTATGCACTTCATTTAGAACGTAGCCCTGCTCTAAACATTGTTTTAGTGTCATGTAGTGGATGGTATACCTTTCTTTTGGTGTAAGATCTGCAACAAGTTTGTTGTGTTTCGATCCTCCcacttttttgttttcagcCGCTAAAGGtaaatcattaaatttattatgtaGATGGGGTGGACAACTTATTGAAACTTCATAAATATACCCTTCAGGAGaatcgaatttaaaatttttgattacgtTAGGATCCCTAATAATGTCAGCTTCTGCAACCCATTTAAAATTACCATATGGTAAGAATTGCTGCATCGCCCATCCATATAGGTTATTAACATcaagatataataaaaatgtaGATACAATATCaggattaaagtttttcatatatttattattggcTTTGTGATATCTTTTACTACATTGAGTAATACCTCCACGAATGCCATTTTTTATAAAGTTGTATGTGTCTACATCCTTCAACAATTCTAGGCTAAAACCATCCGATGTTATCAGCTTTAGCATAGCATCATAAGATAGACCAGGCGCCGTAAAATATTGGCAAGGATCCAGCTTATGTATGCTTTTGCATAAGATTCGAAAGTTTTCGAATATATCTGTGAGTAGAAGGACATccgtttttaaatataactccATATAATCCTGAAGTGTTCTACAATTAAATGTTGTCCAAACTTCTATAGCGTGATTGTAGTCCTCCTGACTACAACTTTTGTTGGTTAATTTACTgtagaagttttctatagagggaAGGTTTATATCTTTAAGTTTTTGAAATGAATCCAAGTATTCATAACAAAATACACCCTTCCTTCTCATTAATTTAAATTCGTGGTCATTTGAGAAATTAGATCTAACCGTAGTCATTTTGTCATCTAACAGATTTTTAGCTAAGCTATCCAAGCTTGAAGGCATAAATCTTAAAGAATCTAAAAACCTATATTCTAAAAGATCCCCattatcaaatttaattttatgagataccgaTATATATAATTCTTTATTTAGCGGTATAACTGAGGTATTTCCAGGAATAaggtttagtaaatctttaataaatagATGACAGTCATATGACGAAAAGTTATGGAAAAAGATTGGTATAAACTTTGGGatcttataatttaaattacattCATTATGGGCCGCCCCCCTATATTTTCCAGTAATATGGCAATGATCCCTAACCCTATCCGTAtctaaatttttgtcacaaatgtGACACAATTGAGCTGCGTGAAAACTGGATTCCTCAATAGGTGATAAGGGACACATTGGtttttttaatgataaatacCTTTCGTATATATCTCTACATTCTAAatctaaatatttaacaaatttttccccAGCATCCTCCCCAGTATAAATCTTAAATCTATCTAACGAACTATCTACactacattttatataaaaactaaaagcaCACGGTTTGTGCTTATTTATTGTTGATCCTAAACTATCTTTCTCTAGTATGCACTCAAAATCGGCATACACAACGAAAGGGACATCCATCGTTTTACTTATGTTTTTAAAGCGAATAAAATTATTACCTGCATCCGGTACGGTGGTTACAATGTTGGAACATTCCTTTAAGTGATTCGACCACTTTTCGGAGTTTGAAGTGTATTGCAGGCATCTGtcgcaaatttttaatttcttacaatttttggttaaCTGCGAAGATAATAatctataacaaataaaataaaaaaaaaaaatattttattaatatttaagtaaaaaatgaaatgaaggaTTTTTTTCTTACCTTGACATGTCTTTAAtccaaatataatgtgctttaccCCCACTCTCCAACAACAACAAGTTAATGTGTACCCCATTTGGAACAACATTCTGGGATATGTGGTATGGCCCGATGACAGTGTCATCTTTCCGGTTATACCCATATACATTAATACTAACTCCTGGGTTCagcttttcaaattttgggatTTCTTGCACAGGCATAGGGAATTCTAGcccttcaaaatttaaatttatattgttttctaacaaaatattctgcTGCCTGATATCTACTCGATAGGATGAAGTTCGAGTTGGGTGGGTTGGCTTTGGGGAAGTTAACGCCGAAATGACACTCCATTTGAAGCAGTATTCATCCGTATTTCTGACATTGATACATGCTTTTTTCGAATATAATTTTGGTGGCGTTGGAATATATTGGGAACCACAAAAGCCAGACCATTTGTTGATgttgatttcaaatttttcaattcgaGTCAAAGTCCATCCAGAGTCTCTTTCCTGAAAATCCGCCATTTGACTCTTTATTTCCTCAATATGCCTTTTAATGAAATCCTCAATGTTGTCTGACATAACCAGTCTCTGCATTTTGGACACATGGTACATGTGTTGCATTTGGAGCTCTTCACCACCCAACTTTATGTATTCCCCAATTAGTTGGATATTTATCTTCAGACTTTTATTCTTCGCCAgtgaatttaaaattaacaGGTGTAAACTCTTGTTACATTCTTCGAATACCTCATTTATATCTATGGTATTCATATCGGTTAGGTACGTATAAGTTCCTACACGATTTTTAAATCCTGTCATCGTCTGTCTAAATTGGTTATTTATAATAACATCACTTCTTTGTATGTGATTCGGAGACTGGTGATGTTTGAACCAATTCATTGGGTTTACATAGACGTTGCATATTTCACATACTTTATTTAAATTCCTCTGACCATGACTAGGCCCTGGTTGCTGGTCGAAATTAAACTGTTGCTGCTCAAATATGTTTGAGTGTTGCTCCAAGTTTTGATTTTGCTGCAGCAATTGTTGATGAAAGATAGGTCCTGGATGCTGCAGCAAgttaaaatgttgttgttgttgggacCCTGGATTAAGCCCTGGTTGCTGATCCCAATTATATTGTTGTTGGGGGTAGATTCCACCTCCCACGGACATGTTTatgtgttgttgctgttgttgttgctgttgttgttgctgttgttgttgctgttgttgttgctgttgttgttgctgttgttgttgctgttgttgtccaAAACCTTGTCTATGCATTGTCGCTTGGTGAATTTCCATATGTAATTTCAATGCATAGACATTTCGCACCATCAAACCACATAAACTACACGTTTTGTGTGTCTGCAAATGTTTTTGGAGTGCATTTTGgcttttgaacatttttctgCATACTTTGCACGTCAACATTTGGGATTCCATTTTGTTTAAAGttctttcaaatatttcttttttaaatttttataaataaaccttttattaattatttttgcagCACAAGAAacaaatcgcaattttttcttaaaaggtacgattcttttcttttttctttttttgtttatatttattattttgcaacaaaaagtcTCAACGTATTTTAcgtgttttgatttatttattaattttttttgtataacaccaaaaaaattcacaacgtccgtttctgttttttttcgtttgttagcaaatgttgtttttttcacaACGTGtccgtttctgtttttttttttcgtttgttaacAAATGTTGTCTTTTTTCACAACGTAaaacttcgattttttttttgtaaaacaccaaaaaattaacaaaattccgttttttcagtttttttaaatgttgtatTCACAACGTAAAACTCCGTGCATATGAATTGCTAAGTCGGGGTTTAGAATTCAATTGGgaactaaaatttcaaatgaatataCTATATATTTCTTCGAGGAATGAGATATTTATCCCTTTATAAATACACATTTCTTCTCAAAAAGtaacaaatacataaaaaatctaaacaaatAGACACATTGCCTGATTTTCATAGATATTTTGTATGCAATTAGACATCAATGTTTACATCTTActaggcgatcagaaaactccacacagtcaaccaagaaatcaaatcgaataACTCAAATTTTCCCAACAGCCAAAATCTTATCTCACCCCCTCCATACCTTATCTTCACGATACATATACATCTTGGGTGGTCATTCTGTGCAATGACAAACAATTCAATAGGATTTCCCAACAGTGAAACACTTATCTCTTCCCCCTACACCTTCTTCCTCCAAATCTAGGTTTCAGCGATTGTTCAATActaggcgatcagaaaactccacacagcaaaccaagaagtcaaatcgaatTTTCCCAACAGCCTAAATCTTATCTCTCCCCATCCCTATCTCATCTTCATGATACATGCACATGCACCACACAGCCAGTCAATGCACTCAATACAATGACACTCATGCATacagggaaaaattttttttggatgacCTTATGACCTATCACAAAAAGCCCATTAAAAAAAAGCCCATTAAAAAAAGCCCATAAAAAAAGGCCATTAAAGTGGATCAGTCTATACGTATTACACTACTAACATCACTAAAACTTATGGCTTATGAACCCATCAGTTGAGAATATGAATCTGTGTTGGAGTTGTGTGCAAGAATTTGCACACATAACCAGAACTTTGCAAAAACCCCAACAAACGGAAGTTGAGGAATNNNNNNNNNNNNNNNNNNNNNNNNNNNNNNNNNNNNNNNNNNNNNNNNNNNNNNNNNNNNNNNNNNNNNNNNNNNNNNNNNNNNNNNNNNNNNNNNNNNNaaacccatgttaaagtgatcgGTCCCTTCCATATATTTTGACCAgagctgggactggtccatacacaccagggattaGTCCTGTACCGGACCAGTGGTTCCATTTCTCGTAGGGATTGTACACTTACAAAAACccttagttaaactaacgctaaattctacatatttttattacaaaaaaaaaattatttgtttgtatttcaatatgaactaacgcaAACGAAAATTTGTGTGCGATTCCCAAATTtattaagaatgaactacagtatgattaaaatgttcatgatttggcgccaataattttttctttatttttagttcaatgCATATCAGGCACACTGTAGTAGTAATTCGGTAGTAATTTTTAAAAACGTACTATTGCATACTAATCATGaagtttttcattgttttaatgCACGAATTCCATTATGCTAAtgacaatatttcgatggtTTTATTGTGATGAAATTACCCTGATTTTGAATCACTGTGTCTAATAAATATCCACAAAGAAATTAAAAGACAATAATATAAAAAGTAAGTTTTCAACTCCCCTTTAACAGAGACAAAAGAGTTTTATCAAAACTTGCCAAGACAGAGAAAAATTccggaaaacaaaaaaaaaacagaaaaacttaCTGAAAAGAGTTTAAAAGGAAATGCACAAGAAATCGCAGCTAAACCACGGAAACGCACCACAACTGATTcgaataaaacatttaaaagctCACTTTCATACACACACAGACACGCACACATcaaccaaacacacacacattcatagATACATGTGTGGTTCAAATCACCAAAGAAATAACTCAGTCGCACACTAAACAACCATACACTCACGCTCTACAtttctatctctctctctcgtaATCTCCACCACACTAACATCAGTAGTGTAATACGTATAGACTGATCCACTTTAATGGCCTTTTTTTATGGGCTTTTTTTAATGGGCTTTTTTTAATGGGCTTTTTTGTGATAGGTCATAAGgtcatccaaaaaaaattttccctgtATGCATGAGTGTCATTGTATTGAGTGCATTGGCTGGCTGTGTGGTGCATGTGCATGTATTGTGAAGATGAGATAGGGAGGGAGGGAGAGATAAGAGTTTGGATGTTGGGAAAAGtgtgtggagttttctgatcgcctagTATTGATCAATCGTTGAAACCTAAAGTGATTCTTGAGAATGCTATTGATTTGTTTAGCATTCTAAAATGAGAGACAGAGTGATCGTCTGAGATTCTGAAGAAATGCATGTGCATGTATCGTGAAGATGAGATAGGGATGGGGAGAGATAAGAGTTTGGCTGTTGGGAAAAGtgtgtggagttttctgatcgcctagTATTGAACAATCGTTGAAACCTAGATTTGGTGTTTATTTATGTGCCATAGAAGAAGGGATAGGGTGAAGAGATAAGTGATTCGCTGTTGAGAATGCTATTGATTTGTTTAGCATTCTAAAATGGGAGACAAAGTGACCGCCTGAGATTTTGAAGAAATGCATGTGCATGTGTCGTGAAGATGAGATAGGGAGGGGGTGAGATAAGATTTTGGctgttgggaaattttgtgttattcgatttgatttcttggttgactgtgtggagttttctgatcgcctagTATTGAACAATCGCTGAAACCTAGATTTGGTGTTCATTTATGTGCCATAGAAGAAGGGATAGGGTGAAGAGATAAGTGATTCTCTAGTTTGGCTGTCCCTATATGCATGAGTGTCATTGTGTTCAGTGCATTGACTGGCTGTGTGGTGCATGTGCATGTATCATGAAGATGAGATAGGGATGGGGTGAGATAAGATTTTGGCTGTTGGGAAAATTTGTGTtattcgatttgacttcttggttggctgtgtggagttttctgatcgcctagTATTGAACGATCGCTGAAACCTAgatttggtgtttgtttatgtgTCATAGAAAAAAGGGGTAGGGTGAAGAGATAAGTGTTTCACTGTTGAGAATGCTATTGATTTGTTTAGCATTCTAAAATCAGAGGCAGAGTGTCTGTCCATGGGCCTTTTTTTAATGGGCTTTCTATGATAGGTCGCAAGGTCATTCAAAAAATCTTCGGACTGAGAAATGAAAACGAATATTTGTGTTATTCGTTTTCATTTCTTGATTGGctgtgtggagttttctgatcgcctGGGATTGAACAATCGCTTATAAAAGCCATATGCTCTCTGGAATTATACCACAGTTCAGAAAACGTAATTGAattagaataaataaataaataaatatgtccgGTGCTATAGATGTCGTGtccattttcaatgaaaaaaatttaaaacgtaTCCTACATATTAAGGATATGGTTACACATAAGGACTATTCTATTGAAGGATGCTATAGGACAACTACAAAGTATGGGGATTCTATAGTGCTGCGTTTGGTGGATGATCAAATCTTATATTTACCCAAAAGATTTAACAGCCTGGATGATGATACAATTCAACGTATAGATTCTGGAGAATTTTCTGTTTCAAAAGTGTCTATTTCAGACGATAAGGAGAATCCAATTAGCAGATTGGAGTTGAAACAGTGTTTGTCCTCCGATCCATTTTACGCAccatattaattattaaaagaaaaaaatgaaaattttaaataaagaatgaaattcgaaacaaaaccattgtgttttttttcttgtcaatttttagaatttgtcaTAGGGTTTGAGAAACAACAAACATGCAATAGAAATCGCATTTCATAATGTATtgcttatagaatattttgagtgTTTTGAAAACTACAAgtgtccaaacaaaaaattatctcaaatgCATCGAATTTCCATTCACTACAATGGAATtcgaaaatttatgaattttcagtttttcaaAGAGTGTCCAAAAGAAACTCATAGGGACAGTTTCAATTCAGCCTTCGTCAACTCAACATCACGAGAAAAAAATGGCCTTACCACCATCCCAAATTATATTCAGCGATGATGAGGATGAAAATGTAAATCTGAATGATCGAATCCTAAACAACATGCAAGTGGAAGAACAGAATATACCGGAGGGCCAACATTTCCTCAGTGAAATATCATTGGATGACTTAATGAGGATTGCAGATAATGACATGGACCCGGAAAGTCATAGGGAAATGTTGGAAGATTTACTCTATTTACATCctgatgcaaaaattttaaaaataatttaagtttaaacaaagtaatataaaataaaataacattttaatatcaTATATGTTTCTTCTCATTTATTTGGAATTAGTTTGAATTTGGGTGGacaagaacaagaaaaaattataaaactaaataatccCACCGCAGTATACATACTAAAGCATATGGGTTACTGTTgtgaacaattttcattttttattgtctTACTAATCATGTCATCTATACAATCATGCCATTCTATATATCTTAATAGTTTAAATAGGTTACTTACAGCACACTTAAATTTCCTATCTTCATGTATAGGACAATGGGTATAATAGTTTCTCATATTTGGGAAAACAGTTCTATATTCTAGATTTATAACATTTGTGCTTAGATATTTTTCAAGAaactcttttttaatttttccaaagacaaacacatacttaaaacTATTTAAGGGTGCTAAGACCTCGCCGACTTCAGTGTAATTTACATCGCCATCTTTCCAATCTAAGCCAGTAATAAATTTCTTATAATGTACATTTTTCCGTTTGGCCTCCTTGACAAGTTCCCTCCTATCGAAAGGaggtttgaataaaaaatagtttggTACAACGgaaccgccttgcatatacgccAATTCCTTTATATATATGCAATCATTATTTCCAAAACAATGTTGAAAGTCCACCAATACAAAAtctgatttttgaaaattgaccaTGATGAGAAGTACAACCGACAATTTTACGAAGCCaactaaatataaaaaagtcTCATCTTGCTTTTATATTCAGAAAATGAGGGTGTTAAATATCAAGTTTACATTTCAGAGCTTTACATTAATTGATAATTATATTTGATATTGGAATACAtgtaaaatttatgaattgaaacacagatgaattttattttatttagatttatttatttatttttttgtttagaaatattgTTTAGTTTTGTATTTCTTCATAAATAATTTCCTCTATAGAttcataaaatttctctatatatataaataatttaaatatattatttacaGCACACTTGAATTTCCTATCTTTATGCATAGGGCAATGCGTATAGTAGCTTctcatattttggaaaattgttctatactctagatttacaatatttgtatttaaatatttttgaaggaATTCTTTCTTAATTTGTCCAAAAACAAACACATACTTATAACTATTTAGTGGTTCCAAGGCATCGCCAACTTCAGTGTAATTTATATCACCATCTTTCCAATCTAAGccgtgaacatattttttacaatatgtGTTTTTCCGTTTACCCTCCTTGACTAGTTCTCTGTTATCGAAAGGGGGTTTGAATAGGAAATAGCTGGGTACGACAGAATAGCCTCGCATATACGCCAATTCTTTTATATATATGCTGTCATCATTCCCATGACAGTATTGAAAGTCCACCAATACAAAATCCGGTACATACATGATTCGAAGTATAACGGACAATATTTCGTAGCCAACTAAATCAAGGAAAGTCTCATCTTGCTTTTATATTCAAATAACAGAGAACattaaacattatttatttattttttttttttgtgatacaaTTTGGagtaaaaattgtaaacataaaTGACCGCAATTGAATGTATTAAACCTTTGCTCTCGTTGATAATTATATTTGATATTGGGACCTAAATAAACCAATATTTCTAGTGGGGGTTGAAGATTTCCAAAACTGTCAAAGTATTCAATTTCTTTGTGGTTTTTATAATATGCTACCCAATGAGTTCCAGATCCTATACTTGAGTCTAAGTTTACTACACCACATTcttttgtttgacattttttcggaagattATCTCGCATAAAGACTCCTCGAAAATGTGGTATATATTCTTTCCCAAATATTTGTATGTCTATATCTGTCAGCGGTCTGTTAGGTAGCTTAGATATTAGTTTTTTGTATCCGTATTATTTAGGGTAATACCCATACCAGTTTTGTATGGTTTAAGATAAAGTCCTTTACCCATAGCAATTGACTCCATACTTTTGTTGTGACGCATACTCTCTTCTAGTTGCTTTTTAGCATCTTTAGCAGTGTTAATTGTTCTTGCTATCGATGATACACCCGAAGATATTGCACCCAAGGCACCTAGTGCTGTTATAATAGGAACCAATGGTAGAAAACCGCCAATTTTAGGAACATTAATAACTCTTGGGATGACGACATGTGACTTTTTCCCTTTGAATGATGAATTAATAACCTTCCGAGCGATTTTTATTGCAGAGTTAATATCAACAGGTTTTTGCTTCTttagtagtgtgttggctttttTAATTGTTGAATTGAAAATTGTACGTCCGCATGCTTTTTTCTTCCTCATACCCATGCCAAGTTTTAGTTTTGCTTTCATTGCGTTGGAGACTAAATAAGCATTTAATTTTTCACCCCAAGTACTTTCGTTAGCTTTTACTCTCTCCCACGCCCTCTCTAAGAGTTCCTTATCTGCTTTGTGGCGTTTTTCAATATCTGAGCTTCGTGAATAAGCTATATCATGAATTTTACAGGCTGCATCCAAAGCATTTATCCCTTTATCACCCCTTTTCAATCTTTTATCGAGTTTTGTTCCTGGTCCACAAAATTGGTATCCGGGTAAATGTAGCTCAATGGGTAAGGCGTTGATTAAATTGTTTACGAATCCTCTTCCTTGTATGGATCGTTTGCGATTGACTTGTCTCTTCcgaaatacaaacatatatatgctctcaactaaaaataaacacataaatttatttggtcagtttaataataaattagtcGTCAATATGCGTTTACTTAAACAGGATACAAGTATTTCTGTTCGTGATCTAGATTTTACGCAAGCGAAACCTAATAAATCGAAACATGGTTCATTGTTACCCGATTCCATTCGATGTCTAATTGTGGGCCCATCAAATTGCGGAAAAACTAATGTTATGATAAGCCTTATAGAAAGTGAAAATGGGCtaacatttgaaaatatatatttatactcaAAATCGTTATATCAACCCAAATATGAATACCTGAGAAGACTAATTGAGCCTATAAGTGGTATGGGATACTTCATATATAACAACAACGACGATGTTATACCGCCACATGAAGCAAAACGAAACTCTATAATGATATTTGATGATGTCGCATGCGATAAACAGAATAATATTCGTGATTATTTCTCTATGGGTCGTCACAAAAATGTAGACTCATTTTACTTATGCCAAACTTACAGTCGCATACCAAAACATTTGATACGGGATAATGCAAAcataattgttgtttttaagCAAGATGAAACGAATATGAAACATATATTTAATGACCATGTGGGTAGCGATATGTCctataaaatgtttgtggatATATGTCGTGAATGTTGGAGGGATAGGTATGGTTTTATGGTTATAAGCAAAGACGATGAAATCGCTGATGGAAGATATAGAAAAGGTTTTGACATATTTATTACACCTTAGTAGTATATGTCTTTCCACTGTATGCAGACGTCTACTTACACCCCCTTCTCATCTGCAAccgatttgaaattattttaaggaCGGTTCTTTACTTATCTAAGCAGTTCGAAAGCCGTACGAAAGCGATTCGGAAGCAGTACGGAAGCGGTCCGAAAGCGGTTCGAAAGCGGTTCGAAAGCGATACATCAGTTAGCATTATCGgtttaaaataattcaaaagaTTTCTATTGGTGATacaatatgaatgaaaaaatattgaaagaattaataaaatctcgaaaaattttgagaaaaaaatttcaaagcatAAAATTAGGAGAAGACGACGCTTCACATAAACTGGAAAATGTATTCAAGCCTTTAACAGATCCATTgaataatttaatgaaattaaaaaatgagaaaatgaaACAGCGAAATAAAGAACTTCCTACTTTTAAGTTTGAAAGTAGCACACCAATAAAGACCGAACCtcctaaatcaaattttaataaacactctcaaaaaattataaattctaaaCTGGATTCTCAAAGTGATGAAGACAGCGACAATAaagaaaattcagaaaattatttttcacaattggAAGATGATAATTTCTATACtattaatttaactaaactttttaatgatcaAACTCTCGATACTGTATATGGACCATATAAAGACGAAAATGGAGTGTGGAAATTGGGAAACAGTCCTATTAACATTAGCGATGATAAGATTGTTGTTGGGAATCAATCGTGGGCAAACACGCCAGGCTTGTTTGAATTAATCACCCATAAACAGCCACAAAAGTATGATTCACTGGAATTGGATATATACAAGAAAATTCTTTTGGGAACAAATGCTCATCGCAAGAACTATGATTCTGTTGGTCAAATACGAGGGAATAaagg
This is a stretch of genomic DNA from Haematobia irritans isolate KBUSLIRL chromosome 4, ASM5000362v1, whole genome shotgun sequence. It encodes these proteins:
- the LOC142234984 gene encoding uncharacterized protein LOC142234984, which codes for MVESIYMFVFRKRQVNRKRSIQGRGFVNNLINALPIELHLPGYQFCGPGTKLDKRLKRGDKGINALDAACKIHDIAYSRSSDIEKRHKADKELLERAWERVKANESTWGEKLNAYLVSNAMKAKLKLGMGMRKKKACGRTIFNSTIKKANTLLKKQKPVDINSAIKIARKVINSSFKGKKSHVVIPRVINVPKIGGFLPLVPIITALGALGAISSGVSSIARTINTAKDAKKQLEESMRHNKSMESIAMGKGLYLKPYKTGMGITLNNTDTKN